One part of the Oncorhynchus kisutch isolate 150728-3 linkage group LG22, Okis_V2, whole genome shotgun sequence genome encodes these proteins:
- the accs gene encoding 1-aminocyclopropane-1-carboxylate synthase-like protein 1 isoform X2 yields the protein MDFRGRKYERGSNWSDPEVAELLQLWSDESVQLELESCLRNQHVFNRIADVLRENGIYRTGDQCREKIKKMKLEYRRIKDNHRMIRGGRSWKFYDVMDRVLTNRPAISYSSLGGAVIAHQVLQSPPSGADAYIHGLPGGAFGSTASGGFLFGHPPRLGELLEIKCEHAESEDGLLNSDAAPPELLYHTGSGDEHDTDGKSAGLDQEDQIEMARGERTTSARFSPSGFSDQNQAGSSGTGASIAGPDGRDTGNQRDPEGSRPAAPVRQRKRRRAGRGAGGGGGGGCGGRGPLDEALVSFLSWQRSAEERLISLEEARLEREAQAEERREQKEERRAEQERQHELRLFSMFTGALAAVRQTAPTAPPFAPTFSTDSTVPSATSGHTAILNALSAPATSSVPFGCPAPTTEPPPPSIPAHCPTKPESILATLSGAETPGHSVYLSRRGNSIRQHQGILQEGYTQYHADKYQHTDNPNGIINMGTSENKLCYDLLHKRMTQPDMLHIDPALLQYPDWKGHRFLREEVSRFLSHYCGSPRPLRADNVVVMNGCGSLFSSIAAVLCDPEDAILIPTPFYGVITEDVHLYSGVRLFHVHLDCEPSGSGSRPFHLTVDKLEEAMRKAISEGLNVRAVVLVNPHNPLADVYSPQEMTGFLEFAKRHKLHAIVDEVYMLTVFEDTVTFHSVLSMDSLPDPQRTHVMWGMSKDFAMAGMRVGTVYSDNRDLVEALDKLGMFHGVPGPIQHQMAILLQDKDWINGKFLPENRLRMQAAHRYMTGELQSLGVPYLHRPAGFYIWADLRKYLYEPSFVEELSLWRCFLRHKVVLSCGQAFHCSTPGWFRIVFTDRQQHLTLGMQRIRRALEEIDGATSTLDTGTTNEATEEKGTEKTTKGDTTDTHKPLAVKSTSLSKNRSSEEPEEKDNNIPDAIPLVSEDFILLDCQTSHPAESLDSLIGALRQQIHTSDWLEKNTPELSAGEDPELLDVFKDLLDRARK from the exons ATGGATTTCCGCGGTAGAAAGTATGAGCGGGGCAGCAACTGGTCCGACCCAGAGGTGGCCGAACTCCTCCAGCTGTGGTCAGATGAGTCGGTCCAACTCGAGCTGGAAAGTTGCCTCCGAAATCAACATGTATTTAACCGAATAGCGGACGTCCTGCGGGAGAACGGTATCTATCGCACTGGCGACCAGTGCAGGGAGAAGATAAAAAAGATGAAGCTGGAGTACCGCCGCATTAAGGACAACCACAGGATGATACGCGGCGGGAGGTCGTGGAAGTTTTATGACGTTATGGACCGGGTCTTAACGAACCGACCGGCCATATCCTACTCCTCATTGGGCGGTGCCGTTATAGCCCACCAAGTCCTCCAGAGCCCGCCTAGTGGGGCAGACGCATACATCCATGGTCTGCCAGGTGGTGCCTTTGGTTCCACTGCTTCGGGCGGGTTCTTGTTTGGTCATCCGCCCAGGCTGGGGGAGCTGCTTGAGATCAAATGTGAGCATGCAGAGTCCGAGGACGGATTGCTGAACTCCGATGCTGCGCCCCCAGAGCTACTGTACCATACCGGGTCTGGAGATGAGCATGACACTGATGGGAAGTCTGCCGGGCTGGACCAAGAGGATCAGATCGAGATGGCGAGAGGAGAGCGCACGACGAGCGCGCGATTCTCTCCTTCAG GTTTCAGTGATCAGAACCAGGCGGGGTCCTCAGGCACAGGGGCCTCCATTGCTGGTCCTGATGGCCGGGACACAGGGAACCAGCGTGACCCAGAGGGTTCCCGACCTGCAGCCCCTGTGAGGCAGAGGAAGCGTCGGCGTGCAGGTAGAGGGgctggtgggggaggagggggtggatgtGGGGGCCGGGGGCCCCTGGACGAGGCCCTGGTCAGCTTCCTAAGCTGGCAGCGGTCTGCCGAGGAGCGGCTCATCTCCCTGGAGGAGGCACGGCTGGAGAGGGAGGCGCAGGCGGAGGAGAGGCGGGagcagaaggaggagaggagggcggaGCAGGAGCGACAGCATGAGCTCCGTCTGTTCAGCATGTTCACTGGGGCCCTGGCCGCTGTTAGACAGACTGCCCCTACTGCTCCACCGTTTGCTCCTACTTTCTCTACTGACTCAACTGTACCCTCTGCCACTTCTGGACACACCGCTATACTTAACGCCCTATCTGCCCCAGCTACTTCGTCTGTCCCATTTGGCTGTCCTGCCCCAACTAcagaaccaccaccaccatccatcCCAGCCCATTGCCCCACTAAACCTGAGAGCATACTGGCCACACTAAGTGGTGCAGAGACCCCTGGCCACAGTGTGTACCTGTCTCGCCGTGGCAACTCCATTAGACAGCACCAGGGCATTCTACAGGAGGGCTACACCCAGTACCACGCTGACAAATACCAGCACACTGACAACCCCAAT GGCATCATCAACATGGGCACCAGTGAGAACAAGCTGTGCTATGATCTGCTGCACAAacgg ATGACCCAGCCTGACATGCTTCATATCGACCCAGCCTTGCTGCAGTATCCTGACTGGAAAGGCCACCGCTT TCTGAGAGAAGAGGTGTCCAGGTTCCTGTCCCACTACTGTGGTTCGCCCAGGCCACTGAGAGCAGACAAT gttgtGGTGATGAATGGCTGTGGCTCCCTCTTCTCATCCATAGCCGCAGTGCTTTGTGACCCGGAAG atgcaATCCTCATTCCAACTCCATTCTATGGAGTGATCACTGAGGATGTGCATCTGTACAGCGGTGTTCGGCTCTTCCATGTTCATCTCGACTGTGAG CCTAGTGGCAGTGGCAGTCGGCCGTTCCACCTCACTGTGGACAAACTGGAGGAAGCTATGAGGAAGGCGATTAGCGAG GGGTTGAATGTGCGGGCCGTAGTCCTGGTGAACCCCCACAACCCCCTGGCTGATGTCTACTCCCCTCAAGAGATGACTGGCTTTCTGGAGTTTGCCAAGAG GCATAAGTTGCACGCCATTGTAGATGAGGTGTATATGCTGACAGTGTTTGAAGACACAGTAACCTTCCACAGCGTCCTCAGCATGGACAG CCTGCCGGACCCCCAGAGAACACATGTGATGTGGGGGATGAGCAAG GACTTTGCGATGGCAGGAATGCGTGTGGGCACTGTGTACTCTGATAACAGGGACTTGGTGGAAGCTCTGGATAAACTGGGGATGTTCCATGGTGTCCCTGGTCCCATACAGCACCAGATGGCAATCCTGCTCCAGGacaaag ATTGGATCAATGGGAAGTTTCTTCCAGAGAACAGGCTGAGAATGCAGGCAGCTCACAGGTACATGACAGGGGAGCTACAGAGCCTGGGAGTCCCCTACCTCCACCGACCTGCTGGCTTCTATATCTGGGCTGACCTCAGGAAG TACCTGTATGAGCCGTCATTTGTGGAGGAACTGTCCCTGTGGaggtgtttcctcagacacaagGTGGTGCTGAGCTGTGGCCAAGCCTTCCATTGCTCCACTCCCGGCTGGTTCCGCATTGTCTTCACCGACCGACAGCAACACCTTACGCTCG GCATGCAGAGGATCAGGAGGGCCTTGGAGGAGATAGATGGGGCCACATCCACCCTGGACACGGGCACAACCAACGAGGCCACAgaggagaaagggacagagaagacaacaaagggggacacaacagacacacacaaacctcttGCTGTTAAGTCAACATCCTTGTCCAAGAACAGATCATCAGAAGAGCCAGAGGAGAAGGATAATAACATCCCTGATGCCATACCATTGGTCAGTGAAGATTTTATCTTGCTTGACTGCCAGACGTCCCACCCCGCAGAAAGTCTGGACTCCCTGATTGGTGCCCTGAGGCAACAGATTCACACCTCTGATTGGCTTGAGAAGAACACTCCGGAACTGTCTGCTGGGGAGGACCCAGAGCTTCTGGATGTGTTCAAAGACCTGCTGGACAGagccagaaagtag
- the LOC109867563 gene encoding uncharacterized protein LOC109867563, with amino-acid sequence MKVLEVGDSVSQFRLAESCVGLAGCLCVAYSVWTPRWLNDQGLWSIGNNSTNTESDGDQTGDIIFNALEAEQVFGVLSFLMAVNSGALCLVFALCWTSQTARSYSNTRSLLMAGQALYPTVLLLLTLGPTGFFFLLSWSLFTYQHRVEISEDFTCLGSSFWLGTLGWALLLVALPVVFLVEQCVVPDILPDLMKAADGWRGASQVPYAQRSFIVSHQRCHEDQSDEDIARGLRRYMSVP; translated from the exons ATGAAGGTGTTAGAGGTGGGAGACTCAGTGAGTCAGTTCAGGTTGGCTGAGTCATGTGTGGGGCTGGCAGGGTGTCTGTGCGTGGCCTACTCTGTTTGGACCCCTCGCTGGCTCAATGACCAGGGACTGTGGTCTATAGGCAACAACAGCACCAACACAGAGAGTGATGGTGACCAGACTGGGGACATCATCTTTAACG ccCTGGAGGCAGAGCAAGTGTTTGGGGTGCTGTCATTCCTCATGGCTGTGAATTCAGGGGCTCTGTGCCTCGTGTTCGCCCTCTGCTGGACATCCCAGACAGCGCGCTCTTACTCCAACACCCGCTCCCTCCTCATGGCAGGCCAGGCCCTCTACCCCACCGTCTTGCTGCTCCTCACTCTGGGACCCACAG gattcttcttcCTCCTCAGCTGGTCCCTCTTCACCTACCAGCACCGGGTGGAGATCAGCGAGGACTTCACATGCCTGGGCTCCTCCTTTTGGCTGGGTACCCTGGGCTGGGCCCTGCTATTGGTTGCTCTGCCTGTGGTCTTCCTGGTGGAGCAGTGTGTGGTCCCGGACATCCTGCCAGATCTCATGAAGGCTGCCGATGGGTGGCGGGGCGCCTCCCAGGTACCGTACGCCCAGCGCTCGTTCATCGTGAGTCACCAGCGTTGTCATGAAGACCAGAGTGATGAAGACATTGCGAGAGGGCTGAGGAGGTACATGTCTGTACCctga
- the accs gene encoding 1-aminocyclopropane-1-carboxylate synthase-like protein 1 isoform X1, producing MLGYHYFDWREKKTEFCFDFHRKYNSEDLSSVKVASRMDFRGRKYERGSNWSDPEVAELLQLWSDESVQLELESCLRNQHVFNRIADVLRENGIYRTGDQCREKIKKMKLEYRRIKDNHRMIRGGRSWKFYDVMDRVLTNRPAISYSSLGGAVIAHQVLQSPPSGADAYIHGLPGGAFGSTASGGFLFGHPPRLGELLEIKCEHAESEDGLLNSDAAPPELLYHTGSGDEHDTDGKSAGLDQEDQIEMARGERTTSARFSPSGFSDQNQAGSSGTGASIAGPDGRDTGNQRDPEGSRPAAPVRQRKRRRAGRGAGGGGGGGCGGRGPLDEALVSFLSWQRSAEERLISLEEARLEREAQAEERREQKEERRAEQERQHELRLFSMFTGALAAVRQTAPTAPPFAPTFSTDSTVPSATSGHTAILNALSAPATSSVPFGCPAPTTEPPPPSIPAHCPTKPESILATLSGAETPGHSVYLSRRGNSIRQHQGILQEGYTQYHADKYQHTDNPNGIINMGTSENKLCYDLLHKRMTQPDMLHIDPALLQYPDWKGHRFLREEVSRFLSHYCGSPRPLRADNVVVMNGCGSLFSSIAAVLCDPEDAILIPTPFYGVITEDVHLYSGVRLFHVHLDCEPSGSGSRPFHLTVDKLEEAMRKAISEGLNVRAVVLVNPHNPLADVYSPQEMTGFLEFAKRHKLHAIVDEVYMLTVFEDTVTFHSVLSMDSLPDPQRTHVMWGMSKDFAMAGMRVGTVYSDNRDLVEALDKLGMFHGVPGPIQHQMAILLQDKDWINGKFLPENRLRMQAAHRYMTGELQSLGVPYLHRPAGFYIWADLRKYLYEPSFVEELSLWRCFLRHKVVLSCGQAFHCSTPGWFRIVFTDRQQHLTLGMQRIRRALEEIDGATSTLDTGTTNEATEEKGTEKTTKGDTTDTHKPLAVKSTSLSKNRSSEEPEEKDNNIPDAIPLVSEDFILLDCQTSHPAESLDSLIGALRQQIHTSDWLEKNTPELSAGEDPELLDVFKDLLDRARK from the exons ATGCTTGGCTATCACTACTTtgattggagagaaaaaaaaacagagttTTGTTTTGATTTCCATAGAAAATATAACTCAGAAGACCTGTCATCTGTCAAAGTGGCGTCTAGAATGGATTTCCGCGGTAGAAAGTATGAGCGGGGCAGCAACTGGTCCGACCCAGAGGTGGCCGAACTCCTCCAGCTGTGGTCAGATGAGTCGGTCCAACTCGAGCTGGAAAGTTGCCTCCGAAATCAACATGTATTTAACCGAATAGCGGACGTCCTGCGGGAGAACGGTATCTATCGCACTGGCGACCAGTGCAGGGAGAAGATAAAAAAGATGAAGCTGGAGTACCGCCGCATTAAGGACAACCACAGGATGATACGCGGCGGGAGGTCGTGGAAGTTTTATGACGTTATGGACCGGGTCTTAACGAACCGACCGGCCATATCCTACTCCTCATTGGGCGGTGCCGTTATAGCCCACCAAGTCCTCCAGAGCCCGCCTAGTGGGGCAGACGCATACATCCATGGTCTGCCAGGTGGTGCCTTTGGTTCCACTGCTTCGGGCGGGTTCTTGTTTGGTCATCCGCCCAGGCTGGGGGAGCTGCTTGAGATCAAATGTGAGCATGCAGAGTCCGAGGACGGATTGCTGAACTCCGATGCTGCGCCCCCAGAGCTACTGTACCATACCGGGTCTGGAGATGAGCATGACACTGATGGGAAGTCTGCCGGGCTGGACCAAGAGGATCAGATCGAGATGGCGAGAGGAGAGCGCACGACGAGCGCGCGATTCTCTCCTTCAG GTTTCAGTGATCAGAACCAGGCGGGGTCCTCAGGCACAGGGGCCTCCATTGCTGGTCCTGATGGCCGGGACACAGGGAACCAGCGTGACCCAGAGGGTTCCCGACCTGCAGCCCCTGTGAGGCAGAGGAAGCGTCGGCGTGCAGGTAGAGGGgctggtgggggaggagggggtggatgtGGGGGCCGGGGGCCCCTGGACGAGGCCCTGGTCAGCTTCCTAAGCTGGCAGCGGTCTGCCGAGGAGCGGCTCATCTCCCTGGAGGAGGCACGGCTGGAGAGGGAGGCGCAGGCGGAGGAGAGGCGGGagcagaaggaggagaggagggcggaGCAGGAGCGACAGCATGAGCTCCGTCTGTTCAGCATGTTCACTGGGGCCCTGGCCGCTGTTAGACAGACTGCCCCTACTGCTCCACCGTTTGCTCCTACTTTCTCTACTGACTCAACTGTACCCTCTGCCACTTCTGGACACACCGCTATACTTAACGCCCTATCTGCCCCAGCTACTTCGTCTGTCCCATTTGGCTGTCCTGCCCCAACTAcagaaccaccaccaccatccatcCCAGCCCATTGCCCCACTAAACCTGAGAGCATACTGGCCACACTAAGTGGTGCAGAGACCCCTGGCCACAGTGTGTACCTGTCTCGCCGTGGCAACTCCATTAGACAGCACCAGGGCATTCTACAGGAGGGCTACACCCAGTACCACGCTGACAAATACCAGCACACTGACAACCCCAAT GGCATCATCAACATGGGCACCAGTGAGAACAAGCTGTGCTATGATCTGCTGCACAAacgg ATGACCCAGCCTGACATGCTTCATATCGACCCAGCCTTGCTGCAGTATCCTGACTGGAAAGGCCACCGCTT TCTGAGAGAAGAGGTGTCCAGGTTCCTGTCCCACTACTGTGGTTCGCCCAGGCCACTGAGAGCAGACAAT gttgtGGTGATGAATGGCTGTGGCTCCCTCTTCTCATCCATAGCCGCAGTGCTTTGTGACCCGGAAG atgcaATCCTCATTCCAACTCCATTCTATGGAGTGATCACTGAGGATGTGCATCTGTACAGCGGTGTTCGGCTCTTCCATGTTCATCTCGACTGTGAG CCTAGTGGCAGTGGCAGTCGGCCGTTCCACCTCACTGTGGACAAACTGGAGGAAGCTATGAGGAAGGCGATTAGCGAG GGGTTGAATGTGCGGGCCGTAGTCCTGGTGAACCCCCACAACCCCCTGGCTGATGTCTACTCCCCTCAAGAGATGACTGGCTTTCTGGAGTTTGCCAAGAG GCATAAGTTGCACGCCATTGTAGATGAGGTGTATATGCTGACAGTGTTTGAAGACACAGTAACCTTCCACAGCGTCCTCAGCATGGACAG CCTGCCGGACCCCCAGAGAACACATGTGATGTGGGGGATGAGCAAG GACTTTGCGATGGCAGGAATGCGTGTGGGCACTGTGTACTCTGATAACAGGGACTTGGTGGAAGCTCTGGATAAACTGGGGATGTTCCATGGTGTCCCTGGTCCCATACAGCACCAGATGGCAATCCTGCTCCAGGacaaag ATTGGATCAATGGGAAGTTTCTTCCAGAGAACAGGCTGAGAATGCAGGCAGCTCACAGGTACATGACAGGGGAGCTACAGAGCCTGGGAGTCCCCTACCTCCACCGACCTGCTGGCTTCTATATCTGGGCTGACCTCAGGAAG TACCTGTATGAGCCGTCATTTGTGGAGGAACTGTCCCTGTGGaggtgtttcctcagacacaagGTGGTGCTGAGCTGTGGCCAAGCCTTCCATTGCTCCACTCCCGGCTGGTTCCGCATTGTCTTCACCGACCGACAGCAACACCTTACGCTCG GCATGCAGAGGATCAGGAGGGCCTTGGAGGAGATAGATGGGGCCACATCCACCCTGGACACGGGCACAACCAACGAGGCCACAgaggagaaagggacagagaagacaacaaagggggacacaacagacacacacaaacctcttGCTGTTAAGTCAACATCCTTGTCCAAGAACAGATCATCAGAAGAGCCAGAGGAGAAGGATAATAACATCCCTGATGCCATACCATTGGTCAGTGAAGATTTTATCTTGCTTGACTGCCAGACGTCCCACCCCGCAGAAAGTCTGGACTCCCTGATTGGTGCCCTGAGGCAACAGATTCACACCTCTGATTGGCTTGAGAAGAACACTCCGGAACTGTCTGCTGGGGAGGACCCAGAGCTTCTGGATGTGTTCAAAGACCTGCTGGACAGagccagaaagtag